The Parambassis ranga chromosome 1, fParRan2.1, whole genome shotgun sequence genome includes a region encoding these proteins:
- the cenpk gene encoding centromere protein K, whose translation MAEVTAAAGQLSEAARAELLDLCEDQFAQLEKLQNEIILCESNFCENPQEQSVNRRIATEAELKLWQTVEPTLLAANSEILLQAGKEEMLKLCSELEMVVSCSEAKRDKLRETIELEQKWLAEKRQVLEAAAVHTERLQAEKENSSAHNVLPDTKAKIQKMKAYQDRLMEALGDILEKYAPFPQNSSINKNTEIDEDLISLREILEVLMNKILNTPHDPYVTIDNTFWPPYIELLLRHGIAVRHHENNFKIRLENFF comes from the exons GctgaggtgacagcagcagcaggacagctgTCGGAGGCTGCTCGGGCTGAGCTGCTGGACCTCTGTGAGGATCAGTTCGCACAGCTGGAAAAG CTTCAGAATGAGATTATACTGTGTGAATCAAACTTCTGCGAGAACCCGCAAGAACAG TCAGTGAACAGACGGATTGCAACAGAAGCTGAACTGAAGCTGTGGCAGACAGTGGAGCCAACAT TGCTGGCAGCAAATTCAGAAATTTTACTTCAAGCTGGAAAAGAGGAg ATGCTCAAGCTGTGTTCTGAACTGGAGATGGTTGTTTCTTGCTCTGAAGCCAAAAGAGACAAACTGAGAGAGACTATAGAACT tgagCAAAAATGGCTGGCGGAGAAGAGACAGGTGctagaagcagctgctgttcaCACTGAACGACTTCAAGCGGAGAAGGAGAACTCGTCAGCACACAA TGTGCTGCCGGACACTAAGGCAAAAATCCAAAAGATGAAGGCCTATCAGGACAGGTTGATGGAGGCTCTGGGGGACATCCTGGAGAAGTACGCTCCTTTCCCGCAAAATTCATCCATAAACAAG aACACTGAGATAGATGAAGACCTTATTTCACTCAGGGAAATTCTGGAG GTACTAATGAACAAGATCCTGAACACGCCACATGACCCCTATGTGACGATAGATAACACATTCTGGCCGCCCTACATAGAGTTGCTGCTGCGTCATGGGATTGCTGTGAGGCACCACGAGAATAACTTTAAGATCCGGTTAGAAAACTTTTTCTAG